The proteins below come from a single Vidua chalybeata isolate OUT-0048 chromosome 1, bVidCha1 merged haplotype, whole genome shotgun sequence genomic window:
- the LOC128795157 gene encoding ADP-ribosylation factor-like protein 4A: MGNRLSDQTPILSSLPSFQSFHIVILRLDCAGKMIVLYRLQFNKFVNTVPTKGFNTEKIKVMLGNSKTVTFHFWDVGSQEKLKPLWKSYTRCTDGIVFVVDSVDVEKMEEAETELHKITRLSKNQGVPVLIIANKQDLRNSLSLSEIEKMLAMSELSSSTPWHLQPTCAIIRDGLKEGLEKLHDMIIKRRKMLRQQKKKR; the protein is encoded by the coding sequence ATGGGAAATAGACTCTCGGACCAGACGCCGATCCTCTCCAGCCTGCCTTCCTTCCAGAGCTTTCACATCGTCATCCTGAGGCTAGACTGCGCTGGGAAGATGATAGTACTCTACAGACTGCAGTTCAATAAGTTCGTCAACACTGTCCCCACTAAAGGATTTAACACGGAGAAAATCAAAGTGATGCTGGGCAACTCAAAGACGGTCACTTTCCACTTCTGGGATGTAGGCAGCCAGGAAAAGCTGAAGCCGCTGTGGAAGTCGTACACAAGGTGCACTGATGGCATTGTGTTTGTGGTAGACTCTGTTGACGTTGAGAAGATGGAGGAGGCCGAAACAGAACTACATAAAATTACTAGGCTATCTAAGAATCAAGGCGTGCCTGTCCTTATCATTGCTAACAAGCAGGACCTAAGGAactccctctccctttctgaaatagagaaaatgtTAGCAATGAGTGAGCTGAGTTCTTCAACACCCTGGCATTTGCAGCCTACCTGTGCAATCATTAGAGACGGACTTAAAGAGGGACTAGAGAAGCTACATGATATGATAATTAAGCGAAGGAAAATGTTgaggcagcagaaaaagaagagatga